Part of the Nitrospirae bacterium CG2_30_53_67 genome, AGTCTTATCAATGATGTTTGGAGATTTACAAATTGTGAATTGGAGACACAAGTATTACTCGCTGAAGATCTTGGTTATATCAGGGATGAGAAGTTAAAGAGACTTAAGAGTGATATCGAGGAGGTTGAGCGGATGCTCAAGGCACTGATCAAATCACTGGAAAACAAACACTTGACCCCTTGAACCCTGGAATCCTCGAACCCTTTTTACCCACTAATTTGGAGATGAACCAGAAAAAGAGATGGGCTTTAAGTTCTCCCCTCCGATCCAGCGAAGGGGGGAAACTGCAGGCAGGATGAGAAACCCTTTCTTGAAACGAGTGACACGAATATGGCTGTTATTCGATTCGGCATATCGCTTGAAAAACCGCTGCTTGAACGGTTCGACAGGCAGATCAGAAAAAAAGGCTATGCGAGCCGAAGCGAGGCCATCAGGGACCTGATCAGGGACAGCCTTGTGACGGAGGAATGGGAGTCGGCCACTGCCGAGACCGTCGGAACGATCACCATCGTCTATTCGCATGAGACCCATGAGCTTACAGACACCCTTACGGATCTTCAGCACCGGTATTTTTATTCGATCATTTCTTCCATGCACATCCACCTCGACGAGCACAACTGCCTTGAAGTCATCGTGGTCAAAGGCAAGGCAAAGGATATAAGAGCCATTGCCGACAAATTGATCGGGACCAAGGGGGTGAAGCATGGGAAACTCTCGGTGACCACAACCGGAAAACACCTCAAGTAAATTTTTTTCTTGACAAGGTAACACGAATAATATAATGGTAACACTTGATCGGAATCCTGATCCATCATCCCATACGGATCCGGCATTTATCATCGGGGGATTGATTTACTCTGTTTCGGAGAATCTTGAGATCAATTTCGGGATTAAGCGCGGACTCAACAAACCCGAAACTGACGATTCGGTTCTCGCGGGCATAACCTGGAGGTTCTAATGCATATCCCCGACGGTTACTTGAGCCCTCAGACCTATGTCCCACTCTACGGGGCGTCGTTTGTGTTCTGGTCCGTTGCCCTGAGGAAGATCAAGCAGGACCTTTCCACAAAGCAGATTCCGTACCTTGCGATGGCTGCTGCTTTTTCTTTCCTCATCATGATGTTTAATGTCCCCATCCCCGGAGGAACCACGGGCCATGCGGTCGGGGCGGGCATGATCGCCATCCTCCTCGGACCGTGGACGGCGGTCATCGCCGTGTCCGTTGTCCTGATCATTCAGGCCGTGGTCTTCGGTGATGGAGGAATCACCACGATCGGCGCAAACTGCTTCAACATGGCGGTGGTGATGCCGTTTATCTCCTACTGGGTGTTCAAGGCCGTCAGTGGGAAGTCAAAGAATCCATCTCGGTTATTCCCTGCCGCCTTTCTATCCGGGTATGCCGGACTTTCCGGCGCAGCGATTGTGACGGCGATCGAGTTCGGCATCCAACCTTTAATTGCCCACGGCGCCGACGGGAGGCCTCTCTACGCCCCCTATCCGCTGTCGGTTGCCCTTCCTGCTATGGCATTGGAACATCTGCTTTTGTTCAGTGTGATCGAAGGCGTCGTAACCTTTTTGCTGTTCCGGTATTTTCTTAAGTACGAGCCGGATTTGGTTTATGCATTATCGGAGACGAAAGTTTGAGATGACACGGTTTCAGAGAAATCTCTGGATAGGACTCATCCTCATGGCGCTTCTCTCCCCGCTGGGTATCCTTCTGCCCGGAAGATTCCATGCAGAAGATGCATGGGGTGAATGGGGGATGAATACCATGGAGAAACTTCTGGGGTATGTCCCGCAAGGCTTGAAGAAATATTCCGAACTCTGGAAGGCTCCCATACCCGATTACAACTTCTGCAGTGAGAACGCCTCCATGACTTTCCAAATAGTCTCCTATATGATTTCGGGTTTTCTGGGCATTCTTGCAACAGCGCTGATTGTATTCTTGATTTCGAGGTTTCTAATCAAACATGAAAAGTAATATACCCTCATTCTTGCTGGAAAAACCGCGCCTGAGGTTCCCGGAAAAGACGGGAAAGGTTTCAAGACCCTCCTTTCTTGAAAAAGGGGTGCGGCAGTTCTCCAAATTGATCAGG contains:
- a CDS encoding nickel-responsive regulator, which produces MAVIRFGISLEKPLLERFDRQIRKKGYASRSEAIRDLIRDSLVTEEWESATAETVGTITIVYSHETHELTDTLTDLQHRYFYSIISSMHIHLDEHNCLEVIVVKGKAKDIRAIADKLIGTKGVKHGKLSVTTTGKHLK
- a CDS encoding cobalamin biosynthesis protein CbiM (catalyzes the ATP-dependent transport of cobalt) — encoded protein: MHIPDGYLSPQTYVPLYGASFVFWSVALRKIKQDLSTKQIPYLAMAAAFSFLIMMFNVPIPGGTTGHAVGAGMIAILLGPWTAVIAVSVVLIIQAVVFGDGGITTIGANCFNMAVVMPFISYWVFKAVSGKSKNPSRLFPAAFLSGYAGLSGAAIVTAIEFGIQPLIAHGADGRPLYAPYPLSVALPAMALEHLLLFSVIEGVVTFLLFRYFLKYEPDLVYALSETKV